A window of Flavobacterium flavigenum contains these coding sequences:
- a CDS encoding CTP synthase, with the protein MNQTKYIFVTGGVTSSLGKGIIAASLAKLLQGRGYRTTIQKFDPYINVDPGTLNPYEHGECYVTDDGAETDLDLGHYERFLNVPTSQANNVTTGRVYLSVIEKERRGEFLGKTVQVVPHITNEIKDRMQLLGKSGDYDIVITEIGGTVGDIESLPYIESVRQLVWELGENNGIVIHLTLVPFLAAAGELKTKPTQHSVKTLMESGIKADILVCRTEHELSQELRQKLALFCNVKKEAVIQSIDASTIYEVPNLMLEEGLDVVALKKLDLPKKAAPDLKTWNTFLRRLKTPKQTVNIGLIGKYVEMQDCYKSILEAFIHAGAANETKVNVISIHSEHINIDNVAEKLGPLDGVLVAPGFGERGIEGKIEAVRYARENNIPFFGICLGMQMSVIEYSRNILGYAEANSTEMNDKTKHPVVNLMEDQKTVTDKGGTMRLGAWKCEIKPNTLAHRIYGEKMISERHRHRYEFNNKYKDELVKAGLIASGVNPDTGLVEIVELENHPFFIGVQYHPEYKSTVANPHPIFVNFVAAAVNAHKK; encoded by the coding sequence ATGAATCAAACAAAATATATTTTTGTTACAGGAGGTGTGACCTCTTCATTAGGAAAAGGAATTATTGCGGCATCTTTGGCAAAATTGTTACAAGGAAGAGGATATCGTACTACTATCCAGAAATTTGACCCCTATATTAACGTGGATCCGGGAACATTGAATCCTTATGAACACGGAGAATGTTATGTGACAGATGATGGAGCTGAAACAGACTTAGACTTAGGGCATTACGAGCGTTTCCTAAACGTTCCTACTTCTCAGGCTAATAACGTAACCACAGGTAGAGTTTATCTTTCAGTTATTGAAAAAGAAAGAAGAGGGGAGTTTTTAGGAAAAACGGTTCAGGTTGTTCCTCATATCACAAACGAAATTAAAGACAGAATGCAGTTGCTTGGTAAATCAGGCGATTATGATATTGTAATTACTGAAATTGGCGGAACTGTAGGTGATATTGAATCTTTACCTTACATAGAATCTGTTCGTCAATTGGTTTGGGAGTTAGGTGAAAACAACGGAATTGTGATTCACTTGACGTTGGTTCCATTTTTGGCTGCTGCGGGTGAATTAAAAACAAAGCCAACACAGCACTCTGTTAAAACGTTAATGGAGAGCGGTATTAAAGCAGATATTTTAGTTTGCAGAACTGAGCATGAATTATCTCAGGAATTGCGTCAAAAACTGGCTTTATTCTGTAATGTTAAAAAAGAAGCGGTTATTCAGTCAATTGATGCTTCAACAATATATGAAGTCCCAAATTTAATGCTTGAAGAGGGATTAGATGTTGTTGCTTTAAAGAAATTAGATTTACCTAAAAAAGCTGCTCCGGATTTAAAAACATGGAATACTTTTTTACGAAGATTAAAAACACCAAAACAAACTGTAAATATCGGTTTGATTGGGAAATATGTAGAAATGCAGGATTGTTACAAATCTATTTTGGAGGCGTTCATACATGCTGGTGCTGCAAATGAAACAAAAGTAAATGTAATTTCTATTCACTCAGAACATATTAATATTGATAATGTGGCTGAGAAATTAGGTCCATTAGACGGAGTTTTAGTCGCTCCGGGATTTGGCGAAAGAGGGATTGAAGGTAAAATTGAAGCAGTTCGTTATGCACGTGAAAATAATATTCCGTTTTTTGGAATTTGTTTAGGAATGCAGATGTCTGTTATCGAATATTCCAGAAATATCTTAGGTTACGCTGAAGCGAATTCTACTGAGATGAATGATAAAACAAAACATCCGGTAGTAAATTTGATGGAAGATCAAAAAACAGTTACAGATAAAGGTGGGACGATGCGACTTGGAGCCTGGAAATGTGAAATCAAACCAAATACTCTGGCACACAGAATTTATGGCGAAAAAATGATTTCTGAGCGTCACCGTCACCGTTATGAATTCAACAATAAGTATAAAGACGAATTGGTAAAAGCAGGTTTGATTGCTTCCGGGGTTAATCCTGATACTGGTTTAGTAGAAATTGTGGAATTGGAAAACCATCCATTTTTTATTGGCGTTCAATACCACCCGGAATATAAAAGTACGGTTGCGAACCCACATCCAATTTTCGTAAACTTTGTAGCTGCTGCTGTAAATGCACATAAAAAATAA
- a CDS encoding glycosyltransferase family 4 protein translates to MEQKKLLIITYYFPPAGGPGVQRWLKFVKYLPEFGIQPIVYVPENPTYPIVDEGLVNEISDKVIVLKNKIWEPYQLASVFSKNKTKKIASGIMPNKKKQSFLDKLFLWVRGNLFIPDARVFWVKPSVSYLEKYITENNIDAIVTSGPPHSLHLIGLELQQKLKVKWFADFRDPWTTIGYHKALRLSSYAEKKHKKLEYKVLNSADEIIVTSKTTKAEFQEITDKPISVITNGYDIENVEKQVLDTKFTLAHIGSFLSDRNPRFLWECLIELLNEVPDFKSHLEIKLIGAVSQEVLDCIAEFNLNSYLNLLGYVSHHEAIAHQKKSQVLLLIEINSEDTKSIIPGKLFEYMVSNRPIIAIGPKGSDFADIIKQTNTGVFFDYSEKAKLKSVILDFYNQFLEGNLQAHGVGLQQYSRKNLTRELAQLIK, encoded by the coding sequence ATGGAACAAAAAAAACTTTTAATAATTACTTATTACTTCCCGCCGGCAGGAGGGCCAGGTGTACAACGCTGGCTCAAATTTGTAAAATACCTGCCTGAATTTGGTATTCAGCCAATTGTTTATGTGCCTGAAAACCCAACTTATCCAATTGTTGATGAAGGTTTAGTAAATGAGATTTCAGATAAAGTAATTGTTTTAAAGAATAAAATTTGGGAACCTTATCAGCTGGCTTCTGTTTTTTCAAAAAATAAAACGAAGAAAATCGCTTCGGGAATTATGCCCAATAAGAAAAAACAAAGCTTTCTTGATAAACTTTTTTTGTGGGTGCGCGGTAATCTTTTTATACCAGACGCACGTGTTTTTTGGGTTAAACCTTCTGTTTCTTATTTAGAAAAATACATCACTGAAAACAATATTGATGCGATTGTGACTTCGGGTCCCCCTCATAGTCTCCATCTGATAGGTTTGGAATTGCAACAGAAACTGAAAGTAAAGTGGTTTGCTGATTTCCGTGATCCATGGACAACTATAGGTTATCATAAAGCGCTCCGTTTATCTTCTTATGCTGAAAAAAAACATAAAAAGTTAGAGTATAAAGTGCTTAATTCGGCAGATGAAATTATTGTAACAAGTAAAACGACTAAAGCAGAATTTCAGGAAATAACCGATAAACCTATTTCAGTTATTACAAATGGGTATGACATTGAAAATGTTGAGAAGCAGGTTTTAGATACTAAATTTACTCTTGCCCATATTGGTTCCTTTTTATCAGATCGAAATCCAAGGTTTTTATGGGAATGTCTGATTGAATTGTTAAATGAGGTACCTGATTTTAAATCACATTTAGAAATTAAATTAATTGGAGCTGTAAGTCAGGAAGTATTGGATTGTATTGCTGAATTTAATCTCAATTCATATCTCAACCTTCTCGGATATGTGTCACATCATGAAGCAATTGCTCATCAAAAAAAATCTCAGGTTTTGCTGCTAATCGAAATTAATTCTGAAGACACTAAAAGCATCATTCCGGGAAAATTATTTGAATATATGGTCTCAAATCGTCCAATAATTGCTATTGGACCTAAAGGTTCTGATTTTGCTGATATTATAAAACAAACCAATACAGGGGTATTTTTTGATTATTCTGAAAAAGCGAAATTAAAAAGTGTAATTTTGGACTTTTATAATCAGTTTTTAGAAGGAAACTTGCAGGCTCATGGCGTTGGTTTACAACAATATTCAAGGAAAAATCTCACCAGAGAATTGGCTCAACTGATAAAGTAA
- a CDS encoding YfhO family protein produces MKIVNKFYPHALVILGFILVSLIYFYPVLQGKQIFQSDIAQYTGMAKEQNDFRAAEHAEPYWTNSAFGGMPTYQLGANYPNDFVGKLDDVLRFLPRPADYLFLYFLGFYGLLLVLKTDPLKAFIGAIAFGFSTYLIIILGVGHNAKAHAIAYMPLVIAGFILVFQKKYIWGGLLTMFAVALEVNANHFQMTYYLLIFLLILSGYFTFNFIKEKQFKELGIAVGVLAIAGIFAIGANATNLMATSEYAKFSTRSNSELTFNPDGSKKTNENALSREYITEYSYGIAESFNLIAPRLFGGSNHENVGTDSRMYSFMIEQGVPSTQAQDFVSGMPTYWGDQPIVAAPAYIGVVVFFLAVLALFVDDRKIKYVFLAGALFSLVLSWGKNFSLLTDFFIDYVPMYDKFRAVSSIQVILELCFPVLAVMGIQSFFKAKDEPKLLQKALIQTGVFGIGVILILVIAKGFFHFTGSSDNYFLESYGPGFVEALKEDRMTLYSADLLRSGFFIIVTFGILWLFIKNKLSQNTTLIIVGLLMIFDLFFVDKKYVSAKDFVSPVEIAAPFQETPSDAQILKDTTHYRVFEVSGNMSSARASYFHNSLGGYHAAKPRRIQQLFDYQIAKNNMEVLDMLNVKYIIQTDKEGKEFPTINPNTNGNAWFVSTVKLVNKPDDVMKALDHIDTKKVAVFNVHEHEGKFRSARLKKQWDTTGTIKVVQYKPNYIKYQSDNGKDGLAVFSEMYYKNGWNAYIDGQLTDHFPVDYVLRAMEIPGGKHTIEFKFEPQVIKTGSTITLASSIGMMLLLIGGIYFEKFFRKDSQSNHGDTQK; encoded by the coding sequence TTGAAAATAGTAAATAAGTTCTATCCGCACGCCCTTGTAATTCTGGGCTTTATTCTCGTTTCGTTAATTTATTTTTATCCTGTCCTTCAGGGAAAACAAATTTTTCAGTCTGATATTGCTCAATATACAGGAATGGCAAAAGAGCAAAATGACTTTAGGGCTGCCGAACACGCTGAACCCTATTGGACCAATTCTGCTTTTGGAGGAATGCCAACATATCAGTTAGGAGCAAATTATCCAAATGATTTTGTGGGTAAACTAGATGATGTTTTGCGTTTTTTACCGCGTCCTGCTGATTATTTATTTTTATACTTTTTAGGTTTTTACGGTTTGCTTCTGGTTTTAAAGACAGATCCGTTAAAAGCATTTATTGGTGCAATTGCCTTTGGTTTTTCAACTTATTTAATTATAATTCTCGGTGTTGGACATAATGCAAAAGCCCATGCAATTGCCTATATGCCATTAGTTATTGCCGGTTTTATACTGGTATTTCAAAAAAAATATATCTGGGGAGGTTTGCTTACAATGTTCGCCGTTGCATTGGAAGTAAATGCAAATCACTTTCAGATGACTTATTACCTATTGATTTTCTTGTTGATTCTTTCCGGATATTTTACTTTTAATTTCATTAAAGAAAAACAATTCAAAGAACTTGGAATTGCAGTCGGGGTTTTAGCTATTGCGGGAATTTTTGCTATTGGAGCAAATGCTACAAATTTAATGGCAACAAGTGAGTATGCTAAATTCAGTACACGAAGCAACAGCGAACTGACTTTCAATCCGGATGGGTCTAAAAAGACCAATGAAAATGCCTTAAGCCGTGAATATATTACAGAATATAGTTATGGAATAGCTGAAAGTTTTAATCTTATTGCACCTAGACTTTTTGGAGGTTCTAATCATGAAAATGTAGGGACAGACAGCCGTATGTATTCATTTATGATCGAACAGGGAGTTCCATCCACACAGGCTCAGGATTTTGTATCAGGGATGCCTACTTACTGGGGAGATCAGCCTATAGTTGCTGCACCTGCCTATATTGGCGTTGTGGTTTTCTTTTTGGCTGTTTTAGCCCTATTTGTTGATGATAGAAAGATAAAATATGTATTTCTTGCAGGCGCATTGTTCTCTCTAGTCCTTTCCTGGGGAAAAAACTTTTCACTATTAACCGACTTCTTTATTGATTACGTTCCGATGTATGATAAGTTTAGAGCTGTTTCTTCTATTCAGGTGATTCTCGAATTATGTTTTCCTGTATTGGCTGTAATGGGAATCCAGTCGTTTTTTAAAGCAAAAGATGAACCAAAACTGCTGCAAAAAGCCCTGATACAAACAGGTGTTTTTGGTATTGGCGTAATTTTAATTTTGGTAATTGCAAAAGGCTTTTTCCACTTTACCGGAAGCAGTGATAATTATTTCTTAGAAAGTTATGGTCCTGGTTTTGTTGAAGCTTTGAAAGAAGACAGAATGACTTTGTATTCAGCTGATTTATTGCGTTCCGGATTTTTTATTATCGTGACTTTTGGAATTTTATGGCTATTTATTAAAAATAAACTGTCTCAAAATACCACTCTGATTATTGTAGGACTTTTGATGATTTTTGATTTGTTCTTTGTAGATAAAAAATATGTTTCTGCGAAAGATTTTGTAAGTCCGGTAGAAATTGCTGCACCATTTCAGGAAACGCCGTCTGATGCACAAATTTTAAAGGATACGACCCATTACAGGGTTTTTGAAGTAAGCGGAAATATGTCAAGTGCCCGTGCTTCTTATTTCCATAATTCATTAGGGGGATATCATGCTGCAAAGCCAAGAAGAATCCAGCAATTATTCGATTATCAGATCGCAAAAAATAATATGGAAGTTTTGGATATGTTAAATGTAAAGTACATTATCCAGACTGATAAAGAAGGAAAAGAATTCCCAACAATAAACCCAAATACAAATGGAAACGCATGGTTTGTCAGCACAGTAAAACTTGTCAATAAGCCAGACGATGTCATGAAAGCATTAGATCATATTGATACTAAAAAAGTAGCAGTTTTCAATGTACATGAACACGAGGGAAAATTTAGAAGTGCCCGTTTAAAAAAACAATGGGATACGACAGGAACAATCAAAGTGGTGCAATACAAACCAAATTATATTAAATACCAGTCGGATAACGGAAAAGACGGATTGGCTGTTTTCTCTGAAATGTATTATAAAAACGGCTGGAATGCTTACATCGATGGTCAGTTAACAGATCATTTTCCAGTAGATTATGTTTTAAGAGCTATGGAAATTCCAGGCGGAAAGCATACAATCGAATTTAAATTTGAGCCTCAGGTAATTAAAACCGGAAGTACTATTACCCTTGCAAGCTCAATAGGAATGATGCTGCTTTTGATTGGAGGAATTTATTTTGAAAAATTCTTTCGCAAAGATTCGCAAAGTAATCACGGAGATACTCAAAAATAA
- a CDS encoding DUF4834 family protein: MQEASFSGFLKTIMWVIAFYYIFKFLAKIFLPVLVKKAVEKAGENFQRQQQYSQDNSWQRARNNNNDEIIINTANAKKPRETKKVGDYVDYEEID; encoded by the coding sequence ATGCAAGAAGCATCATTTTCAGGTTTCCTTAAAACCATAATGTGGGTAATAGCTTTTTATTATATTTTTAAATTTCTGGCTAAAATATTTTTACCTGTATTGGTGAAAAAGGCGGTAGAAAAAGCAGGGGAAAATTTTCAAAGGCAACAGCAATATAGTCAGGATAATTCATGGCAAAGAGCCAGAAACAACAATAATGATGAGATAATCATCAACACTGCTAATGCAAAAAAGCCTCGGGAGACCAAAAAAGTAGGCGATTATGTTGATTACGAAGAAATAGATTAA
- the yidC gene encoding membrane protein insertase YidC, which translates to MEEKKLDLNSIIGFVLIFGILIWIMYQNQPSEKEIAAEKAKKELVAKQEAQAKADKAKTAALPAVATTPGDTIQLAQLQKTLGGFAYSATLPSAKESFTTIENEKIKLKIANKGGYIVEATLKGFEKFKKGSGQLVELIKDNNSNLNIQLQTTDNRTLNSKDLFFEPTLTKIGADQILSMRLKAGANEFLEYKYILKPNDYLVGFDVRSQGLNKVLNSSKPVDLQWDLKTYRNEKSISYENRYAEIYYNYEDGKESYVGQGDNKEETPEKVDYIAFKQHFFTSILQTNTSFEKSKLVSQNLVKDEKIDTVYTKQFKANVPLAFTNGEIDYKMSWYFGPADYKVLKSYDKNFEKIIPLGWGIFGWINKWIFIPLFGFLSSTIGLSLGIAIIIFTIIIKLAMSPITYKSFLSQAKMKVLRPDITELGEKYKKDPMKKQQETMKLYNKAGVNPMAGCIPALIQLPFMYASFQFFPSAFELRQKGFLWADDLSSFDSVLKLPFHIPLYGDHISLFPILAAIAIFFYMKMTSGDQQMAAPQQEGMPDMAKMMKIMIYVSPLMMLIFFNSYGAGLSLYNFISNLITIGIMFVIKNYIVDSEKIHAQIQENKQREPKKPSKFQQRLQEVMEQQEAAKKAQNKKK; encoded by the coding sequence ATGGAAGAAAAAAAATTAGACCTTAATTCAATAATTGGTTTTGTACTGATATTCGGAATTTTGATTTGGATTATGTATCAGAATCAGCCTTCTGAAAAAGAAATTGCTGCTGAAAAAGCCAAAAAAGAATTAGTAGCTAAACAAGAAGCTCAGGCAAAAGCTGATAAAGCAAAAACTGCAGCGCTACCGGCTGTGGCTACAACTCCCGGAGATACAATTCAATTGGCGCAATTGCAAAAAACATTAGGTGGTTTTGCTTATTCTGCAACACTTCCTTCTGCAAAAGAGTCTTTTACTACGATTGAAAACGAAAAGATAAAACTTAAAATCGCTAATAAAGGTGGTTATATTGTTGAAGCAACTTTAAAAGGATTTGAAAAATTCAAAAAAGGATCAGGTCAGTTAGTTGAATTAATTAAGGATAATAATTCTAATCTCAATATTCAGTTACAAACGACAGACAACAGAACTTTGAATTCTAAAGATTTATTTTTTGAACCTACGCTGACTAAAATTGGTGCAGATCAAATTTTATCGATGCGTTTGAAAGCAGGTGCTAATGAATTCCTTGAATATAAATATATACTAAAACCAAATGATTATTTAGTTGGTTTTGATGTTCGTTCCCAAGGGTTGAATAAAGTTTTGAATTCTTCCAAACCAGTTGATTTGCAATGGGATTTAAAGACCTATAGAAACGAAAAAAGTATTTCTTACGAAAATCGTTATGCAGAGATTTACTATAATTATGAAGATGGAAAAGAAAGCTATGTAGGGCAGGGAGATAATAAAGAAGAAACTCCTGAAAAAGTTGATTATATTGCATTTAAGCAACATTTTTTCACTTCAATTTTGCAGACTAATACTTCTTTTGAAAAATCAAAATTAGTTTCTCAAAATTTAGTAAAAGACGAAAAAATAGATACTGTTTATACAAAACAGTTCAAAGCAAATGTTCCTCTGGCTTTCACAAACGGTGAAATTGATTACAAAATGAGCTGGTATTTTGGACCGGCTGATTATAAAGTTTTAAAATCATATGATAAAAACTTTGAGAAAATCATTCCTTTAGGATGGGGGATTTTTGGCTGGATTAATAAATGGATTTTTATTCCATTGTTTGGATTCTTAAGTTCAACAATTGGATTGTCATTAGGAATTGCAATTATCATCTTTACCATTATAATTAAATTGGCAATGTCGCCAATTACATATAAATCATTCTTGTCGCAGGCAAAAATGAAGGTTTTAAGACCTGATATTACTGAATTGGGAGAGAAATACAAAAAAGATCCAATGAAGAAACAGCAGGAGACAATGAAATTGTACAATAAAGCAGGAGTAAATCCAATGGCAGGTTGTATTCCGGCATTGATTCAGCTTCCTTTTATGTATGCATCATTTCAGTTCTTTCCTTCTGCTTTTGAGTTAAGACAAAAAGGTTTCCTTTGGGCTGATGATTTATCATCTTTTGACTCTGTTTTAAAATTACCATTTCATATTCCTTTATATGGGGATCATATCAGTTTGTTCCCGATTTTGGCAGCAATAGCTATTTTCTTCTACATGAAAATGACCTCAGGAGATCAGCAGATGGCAGCTCCGCAGCAAGAAGGAATGCCGGACATGGCAAAAATGATGAAAATCATGATTTACGTTTCGCCACTAATGATGTTGATTTTCTTCAATAGTTATGGCGCAGGATTGAGTTTGTATAACTTTATTTCCAACTTGATTACAATCGGAATTATGTTTGTAATTAAAAACTACATTGTAGACAGCGAAAAAATCCACGCTCAAATTCAGGAAAATAAACAAAGAGAACCTAAAAAGCCAAGTAAATTCCAACAGCGTCTTCAGGAAGTAATGGAGCAGCAGGAAGCAGCTAAAAAAGCTCAAAACAAAAAGAAATAA
- a CDS encoding GTP cyclohydrolase — protein MITIKEAKTKKELTEYIKFPFSLYKNNPYWVPPIIADELESFDKTKNPAFENAEAYFYMAYKDDKVVGRITAIINWAEVNNQHKKKVRFGWFDVIDDIEVTKALLEKVYELGKQNNLEHIEGPMGFSNLDKVGVLTEGFDQVGTMITWYNHAYYVSHFEQLRFQVEKQYIESIFPFSNVKPEFFQKAQELIKKRYGLRALTFTKTKDIMPHVDKMFDLFNESYEKLASFVAISDVQKEYFKKKYISFINPEYIKFVVDKDDNLIAFSIVMPSFTEALQKIRGKLFPFGFLHLLRAKKHSKDVVFYLIGIHPEYQNKGVTAIIFDEYYKTFSEKGIRNCIRTPELLENNAIHLLWKNFNPTIHCQRKTYRKDLSQWE, from the coding sequence ATGATTACAATTAAAGAAGCTAAAACAAAAAAGGAATTAACAGAATACATCAAATTTCCTTTTTCCCTATATAAGAATAATCCATATTGGGTGCCACCTATTATTGCAGATGAATTAGAATCATTTGACAAAACAAAAAACCCTGCTTTTGAAAATGCCGAGGCTTACTTTTACATGGCTTATAAAGATGATAAAGTTGTTGGAAGAATTACAGCTATTATTAATTGGGCAGAAGTAAATAATCAGCATAAAAAGAAAGTACGCTTTGGATGGTTTGATGTTATTGATGACATTGAAGTTACTAAAGCCTTACTGGAAAAAGTGTATGAATTAGGTAAACAGAATAATCTGGAACATATAGAAGGCCCAATGGGTTTTTCAAATTTAGACAAAGTTGGGGTTTTAACAGAAGGCTTTGACCAGGTCGGAACAATGATTACCTGGTACAATCATGCTTACTATGTTTCACATTTTGAGCAATTACGCTTTCAGGTTGAAAAACAATATATAGAAAGCATTTTCCCTTTCTCAAATGTTAAACCAGAATTTTTCCAAAAAGCACAAGAACTCATTAAAAAGAGATATGGCTTAAGAGCGTTAACTTTTACAAAGACAAAAGACATTATGCCCCATGTGGACAAAATGTTTGATTTATTTAATGAATCCTATGAAAAATTAGCTTCATTTGTTGCGATATCTGATGTCCAGAAAGAGTATTTTAAAAAGAAATATATTAGTTTTATCAATCCTGAATATATTAAGTTTGTGGTAGACAAAGATGATAATTTAATAGCATTCAGTATTGTAATGCCAAGTTTTACTGAAGCTTTACAAAAAATAAGAGGAAAGCTCTTTCCATTTGGTTTTCTTCATTTATTAAGGGCAAAAAAACACAGTAAGGACGTTGTTTTTTACCTTATCGGAATCCATCCTGAATATCAAAACAAAGGCGTTACGGCGATTATCTTTGACGAATATTATAAAACCTTCTCAGAAAAAGGCATCCGTAACTGCATCAGAACACCCGAATTACTTGAAAATAATGCCATCCACCTTTTGTGGAAGAATTTTAATCCAACAATTCATTGTCAAAGAAAAACCTATAGAAAAGACTTGTCTCAATGGGAATAA
- a CDS encoding transporter, producing the protein MLKIKNFLIACLFLLFPQYFFAQYTDVINSNRPGETMSAFSVGKSVIQAEAGFYGIYEKHDTQNYEASGFGTDFTLRWGLFLEELEFIADIQYQNEKFTTPATRFKKSNLRQTYLGAKYLIYDPYKNYKEDINIYSYSNKKFRWRQLIPAVSIFAGANIVLKNNPYAYNSNILNYYSTESGVSPKLMLATQHHFGAKWVLVSNLIADYIGTDNSGYGYIITLTRGFNKKWSGFVENQGYKSDLYSDAIFRGGAAYLLSRNVQIDASVSKNLKNTPSLLYGGIGFSIRYDDMHKEELTRVGKIKKPKNKNKKDKMSKEELEAQDKTDPKEDYQEKERKRKAKYEKKP; encoded by the coding sequence ATGTTAAAAATTAAAAACTTTTTAATAGCTTGCCTATTTTTATTATTCCCACAATACTTTTTTGCTCAATATACAGATGTTATAAACTCTAATCGCCCAGGCGAAACTATGTCTGCTTTCTCAGTTGGAAAGTCTGTCATTCAGGCTGAAGCTGGTTTTTACGGAATATATGAAAAACATGATACACAAAATTACGAAGCTTCTGGTTTTGGCACTGATTTTACACTACGTTGGGGCCTTTTTCTCGAAGAACTTGAATTCATAGCTGACATTCAATATCAAAATGAAAAATTTACAACTCCGGCAACCCGTTTTAAGAAAAGTAATCTAAGGCAGACTTATTTAGGGGCTAAATACTTAATTTATGATCCATACAAAAATTACAAAGAAGACATCAACATTTATAGTTATTCAAATAAAAAATTTAGGTGGCGTCAATTGATTCCGGCAGTTTCGATCTTTGCGGGTGCTAATATTGTATTAAAGAACAATCCATATGCTTACAATTCTAATATACTCAATTATTATTCAACTGAATCCGGCGTTTCCCCAAAATTAATGTTAGCTACCCAACACCATTTTGGTGCCAAATGGGTATTAGTATCTAACCTCATTGCTGACTATATCGGCACTGACAATTCAGGATACGGCTATATAATAACCTTAACAAGAGGCTTTAACAAAAAATGGTCTGGTTTTGTAGAAAATCAGGGGTACAAAAGTGATTTATACAGTGATGCAATCTTTAGAGGAGGTGCAGCTTACTTATTGTCACGAAACGTTCAAATTGATGCTTCTGTAAGCAAAAATTTAAAAAACACTCCTTCATTACTTTATGGCGGAATTGGTTTTTCTATCCGATACGATGACATGCACAAAGAAGAGTTAACAAGGGTAGGTAAAATAAAAAAACCTAAAAATAAAAACAAAAAGGACAAAATGTCTAAAGAAGAGCTAGAAGCACAGGATAAGACAGATCCGAAAGAAGACTATCAGGAAAAAGAGCGTAAAAGAAAGGCAAAATATGAGAAAAAGCCTTAA